The sequence below is a genomic window from Polaribacter vadi.
CAATAAAGACTATTTACCTTCCACATATACTTTAAAATTATCTAAATAAAGTTGACTTTGAGCTTCTAATTTATCAGCAAAAAAAGGCAACATACAAGACATAATATACGATTTGCTATTACAAGCTGAATTCAAATTTATAGTAGTAATCCCATAATTTTCAGAAAAAGTATAATCGTCTTTTTTTAACATATTCTCAGCATCAAAAAACAAAGTAACTTTTTCATTAGGCACATAAGCCATTACTTTTTGAGTCATTTTAATTTCTTGATCTTGATTTTCTACTACAATATCATAAACACTACCCGTTTTTCCATAATTTTCGTTTACAACTTCAAATTTTTTAATTTCTGGAATCCAATTTTTGGTGTTTTCTGGACTATTAAATTCAGCAAAAACAACTTCAATTGGTTTCTTTATAGAAACTGTTGCTTGATATGTTGTTTCTTTTACAATAATGCCTGTCGCAAAAAAGGCTAATGTTAAAATAACAATAATGGTTAAAATTACTTTTACAGTTTTCATAATTTAATAAAATATTTTACAAATTTTAAGAGCTATTGGTTTAAAAAAAAGTGTTTCCTATGCCAAATAAAATGGCAAACAGAAAAGTACTTAAAGCTACTTTTTTTAATTCACTATCTAAAGTTGCAGGAATTTTATTTGCTGCAACCGTTTTTATATTTTTTATCAACGGAATAAAAGCTACCAAAAAAATTAATTGATATGGAGATTCGTAATTTGAAAAGACGTAAATTAAAGCTGTAATTAAAGCTCCAATAATTAGAGAATAATGATATTTTTTTGCTTTATTAGTTCCTAATTTTACAACTAATGTATTTTTATTATTTTTTTTATCTTCTTCTCTATCTCTTAAATTATTTAAATTTAAAACGGCTGTGCTTAACAAACCAATAGAGATTGCTGGTAAAAATATTTCAAAATTGATGGATTTTGTATATAAAAAATAACTCCCAACCACACTTACCAAACCAAAAAATAGAAATACAAAAACATCACCAAAACCAGAATATCCATAAGCAGCATTACCAACTGTGTATTTTATGGCTGCAGTAATTGAAGCTATTCCAAGAACAAAAAATAAGATTGAATACCCAAAATTATCTTTTCCGAAAGAAACATAAATTAATAATAAAGCAATAATTAAAGTGATGATGGTTGTAATAATCATCGCTGTTTTCATTTGTTTTGGCGTAATTTTTCCTGATGAAACCATTCTTGCTTCTCCAGTTCTGTTTTTATCTGAGCCTTTTACAAAATCGCCATAATCGTTTGCGAAATTGGATAAAACTTGAAAACCGATTGTGGTTAAGATTGCTAACCAAAAAATTGGCGTTAACCAAAAAGGATATTTTATACACAAAGTACTCTGTTCAAAAGCATAGAAATTCCCTAAAACACTCCCTACTATAATTCCTGAAATTGATAAAGGTAACGTACGTAAACGTGCAGCTTTTATAAAACTTTTTACATCCATGAAGTTTTGGTCGTTTCTACTTTGTATAAAGTATGATTATAAATGTTGATGGCTTCTTGAAAATCGATGCAAGGAATTTTTATTTTTCCTGATGCTGTTTGTAAAATTAAATCGGCAACATTGCTTCTTTTTTGAAAAATAGTTTGTTGCATTTTTATATTTTGAACCTTAAAAATCTCTAAATATGTAACATGAGTTTCTAATAATCCTTTGCCAACTAATAGCATTTCATCAGATATTTTATAGAAACGTTTCTTTACTTTTTTCAAAATCAAAAATACAACAATTGGGATGATTACTATCGTAGAATAGAAAATTTCGAAATTAGAAAATACTAAATATGCAATGGTATAGGAAACAATTAAAAATAAAAATGTGAAAATGAAAATTCTTCTTTTATAATAATTTTCAGGAAATTTTTTCTCATTATTTTCAACTTCACTTGGCTCAAACAAACTGGCCTTTATAATTTCTACTTGCTCTTTTTTACAACCAACAATTCGTATTAATTTATCTTTCTTTTTATTGTTCAATTTACCACTTACAGCTTGTTTAAAAGTGATAAAGGAAATGCCAATCAATCTTTTTAATGGGTTTGTAGAAATGGTAATATTTTGAATTTTCTGCTTTTTTAAAATAATGGATTTCTTAGTAAATAACCCTTGATTAATTTCAAAAGCATCTTCTTTTAAATACGCTGTTAAGTTAAAATGAACTAAAAACACTCTTACAAAAGAACTTACCAAAGCAACAACAGTTAACAATAGCAGTAAAATAATTACTAAAAAAATACTTGCAGAAATTGCATTTGTATTTTCTTCTATAAAACCATCTATCAATTCTGTTTTCCCTAAACTATCTGTAACTTGTTGTAATTGTTGTAACAAACCAATAACAATGGCAAAAAATATTAATAAATTCTGTAAATGATTTTCTGTTAAACTAACTTTAAATAGTTCTTTAACACCAATTCTAACCAAAGGTTTTGTGTGTTGTTCTTCTATAACTTCAGCTTCGCTAAGTTTTGTGTTTTTAGAAATAACTTCTTTTAAAGCTGTTGCTTTTTTAAGAGACAAAGCTTTTATTGAAATTTCTGTAGTGCTTGAACCAGCAGTTTCTATACTAACCTCAAAAACGCCAATAATTTGCTGAACAATATTTTGCTTAAAATTAATGTTTTGAATGCGATGAAAAGGAATAGCTGTATTTGTTTTTTTAAGAATACCTTGTTTTAAAATAAAGTGTTCGCTCTCTATTTTAAATTGAAAATTTTTGAATATTAAATAAGTTCTTACCAAAAAAAAGATTAGAAAAAAGGCAACTCCTGCATAAATATAAATTGCATCTACTTTGTTTGTTATTTTGGTAAAATCTTTTACAATCAAAAAAACAAGAATCCAAGTTAATTTTAGAAATTTATAAAGATGAGCAATATAAATAACTAAAATTCCTTTTGTAGATTGCCTTGAAAAAGTTGAAAAATCAAACAAATTATTCATCTATTTTTGTGCTAATAAACTCTTTAATTTGTAAAGCCTTTTCTTTGTTGATGCCTTTTATTTCTAAATCATCACTACTATCACCTGCAGTATAAACACTAATGGAAGCTAAATTAAAAATTCTAGAAAATGGTTTTTCATCAATCTCTACATGTTGAATTCTTGAAAACGGAACTGTTGTAATTGTTTTTGTAAATAAACCAGCTTTGTAAGAAATATCTTTGTCTCGAAGAACATACATTCTTTTAGGAAAACTAAAGAGTAAAAATAGAAAAATCAATCCAAAAAAAACTGTAAATGATGCGTATATATAAATTGAATATGCTGTTATTTCTTCAGTAAACGTAAATTTATCTAACAAAACCAGTCCCACAAAAAGAAAAATGAATATTAAAAAAAAATTGATTAAAATTACCTTGAAATAATTTTTATCAATTTTTGTAAATTCAACTTTAATAATATCTGGTAAAGAAACAACTTCTGAATTTTGAAAATAATCTGTCATAGAATTATTGTTGTACTACTTATTTAATAGAAACTGGCACATTGTTTCTTAACGCTTTAACAAATGCACCTTTGTATTTCTTATTTATTTGTAACCTATATTTATTAGCTTCTTTAAGAGTTTTAAAAGCACCTAAACTATATTTTACTAATGAGTTTTCATTGTAAGTTATTACATTATTAATAGCGCTAAATTTTTCACTTTTACGATCTACAGCTGCTATTTGAACTGTATAAATAAGGCCTGATGTATCAATAGAAACTTTTTTTTCTTCTATTTTAGAAACCTGTTTTTTCTCTACTTTAGGAGCTTCTTTAACCGTTTCTTTTTGTTCTATTTTTATAGCTTCTTTCGAGGCGTTTTTAAAAGTTTCTGTAGGAGTTTTTTGAGTAATTTCTTCAGGAACTTCTTCTAAAGTTTCTGTGGTTATTTGCTTTGTTGCTTCGTCAATTTGAAGTTGTGTTAAAGTATTACTATCAGATTTACGAATCATTTCTGGATACTCTGGTTCAGGAATATTCATGTTTCTTCTGTCTTTCTGCTTTTTTGAGCAAGAAAAACTGACTAATAAAAAACAACATAAAACCCCTACAATCTTCATAAATCTATAAATTATTTGCCTCAGCAATTAATTCTGCAATATCTCTTACAATTACACTGTCTTCTTTTTCTTTAAATTTTATACCATCTGTCATCATTGTATTACAATAAGGACAACCAGTTGCAATTATTTGAGGATTGGTTTTTAAAGCTTCCTCTGTTCTTAAAACATTTATTTCTTTATCACCTTTTTCTGCATCTTTAAACATTTGTGCACCTCCAGCTCCACAACATAAAGCTGTTTCTTTACTGCGTTTCATTTCTGTTAAATTTACACCTAATCTTCTAATTAAATCTCTTGGAGATTCATACACTTCATTAGCTCTACCTAAATAACAAGGATCGTGAAACGTAACTCTTTTTCCTTTTAAATTGGTATCATCAATCTTTAAACGACCTTCTGAAATTAAATTTTGAATGAATTGCGTATGATGAAAAACTTCATATTTTCCTCCTAAAGAAGGATATTCGTTTTTTAATGTATTGAAAGAATGAGGATCGCAAGTCACGATTTTTTTGACTTCATAACCATTTAAAACTTCGATATTCATCATGGCTTGCATTTGAAACAAAAACTCGTTTCCTGCTCTTTTTGCAGCATCTCCAGTAGATGATTCTTCCACACCTAAAACTGCAAAATCTACGTTTGCTTGATGTAAAATTTTTACAAATGCTCTACTTATTTTTTTTGCTCTATCATCATAACTTCCTGCAGCACCAACCCAAAACAACACTTCTGGTTGTTTTCCTTGAGCCATCATATCTGCCATTTTTGGTACGTTCATTTCGTGTTGTTTAATTGTTTAACTGTTGAAACGTGTAATTGTATATTTGTTGGTTCTTAAAGTAATTTTACAAAAAAGCAAAATCAATAAAACTAACATTTACTAAAAACTGTAAACTATTTTATTTATTTAGTGGTTAACTGCAAACTGTTACTGATTACTGCCAACTTCTTTTTTACTCTTCATTTGCCCAATTCAACCTATCTTGTTGATTGTAAGCCCAAGGAGCACCATTGTTTTCGATGTTGGTCATCATCATATTTAATTCTTGTGGAGCTGCACTTTTTTCCATTACTAAATATCTTCTCATATCCATAATGATTGATAATGGATCGATATTTACAGGACATTCTTCTACACAAGCATTACAACTTGTACAAGCCCAAAGTTCCTCTTCTAAAATATAATCGTTTAAAAGTTGTTTTCCATCATCTACAAAAGTACCTTTATTTGCATCTATATTTCTACCAACTTCTTCTAGCCTGTCTCTTGTGTCCATCATAATTTTACGAGGAGACAATTTTTTACCAGTTAAGTTTGCAGGACATGCAGAAGTACATCGTCCACATTCTGTACATGTGTATGCATTTAGTAACTGCACCCAACTTAAATCTGCAACATCACTTGCTCCAAATTTTTCTGGAACAGCTTCTTCTTCACCTTCAGCTGGCATTGCATAAGGATCTGCATCAGGATCCATCATTAATTTTACTTCGTTTGTAACCGATTCTAAATTATTGAATTGTCCTTTTGGTTTTAAATTTGCAAAATATGTGTTTGGAAACGCTAATAAAATGTGTAAATGTTTAGAATAATATAGGTAATTTAAGAATATTAAAATACCACCAATATGAAGCCACCAAGCAGTTCTTTCTACAGTATGGATCGTTTCTGGTGTAAAACCATCGAACAATGGTGCCACAAATTGACTTATTGGATTTCCAATTCCTGCTTGTTGAAATGGAACGTCTGTTGCATTCATCACTATAAAAAGCGACATTAGAACTATTTCAAAATAAATGATATAATTTGCATCATTTTTAGGCCATCCTTTTAATTCTCTATTTAAAAAACGTTTGATGTTTGCAACATTTCTTCGTAACCAAAAAATGATAACAGCTACAAAAACTAATGCTGCTAAAATTTCGAAAGTACCAATTAAAAATGCGTAAAAACCATCGCCAATAATGCCTTGAAATACTCTATGAGTACCTAGTAAACCATCAATAATAATTTCTAAAACTTCTATATTTATAATTATAAAGCCAATATAAACAACGATATGAAGAAGTCCTGACAAAGGTCTTTTTACCATTTTAGATTGCCCAATGGCAATCATTAACATATTTTTTAGGCGTTCAGATTTATTGTCTGTTCTGTCTACGTCTTTCCCTAATTTGATATTTCTTGATAATTTCCTGACATTCATCACAAAAAAACCAATACCAACAGCTAAAATGATCGCAAAAAGTATATTTGGCAAATATTGCATAGTTGTTTTTTAAAATACTATTGTTTTAACTCTTCAATTTGTTCTTTTAATTCCTTTAATTCTTGCAATTGATTTTCTGCAGGCGAATATTCTTTTGGTTTTTTGCCAAATAAAGAAAAATGAACATATCGTTTTGGATTTAATTTTAAATCTCTTAATAGCTCTTCTAATTCTTTGGTTGCAGCTTCAATATTACGATACAACTCCTCGTCATTAATTAATTTACCAATAGAACCAGAATTGGAGTTCATTTTTTCTGATAAATTATTAAAATTATCTACAGCGTTTTCTGCTTTTTTAACAATATTATTGATGTTAACGGTTGTTAAACTATCAGAAATTTTACTTAAATTTCCTGTAATATTTTTAGTATTCTGAAGTGTTACTTTAAGATTATCTTGATTATCAACAACAAGCAAATTCACCTTTCTTACAGTTTCTCTTAAATCTGCAATAATGGCTGCTATGTTGCTAATAGAACCATTTACTCCATCAATAGTTTCATCATTTAATATTCTATTTACACCACTAAATAAAGTATCTGCTCTTACAATAACTTTTTCTAGTTTATCTTGTAGAGGATCTAATCTTTCTCCAATAGAAGTAAATAAACTTTCTTCAATTTTACCTTCAAGTGTATCTCCTGAAACAGCCATTTCACCTTCGTAACTAGGAATAATAGCCAAACTTGAAGCTGCTAATGGATTAGGAGAATAAATTCTAACAACACTTTTTCTAGAGAATTGAAAATCGTTTTCAACTGAAAAAGTAACAATTAATTCACCTCTTTTTTCTGGAGTTGTATTAAACTCTATTTCATTAACCTGGCCAACTTTTAAACCGTTTAAAGTTACTGAACTTGCTCTGTTAAGACCACCAATTTTAGAATATTCCACTTGGAATTTTCGTGCTTTACCATCTAACAAGTCATGCCCTTTTAAAAAATTGAACCCCCAAACGAAGGTTACAACTATTAAAACAACTATAATTCCTGTTTTTAATTCTTTAGACATACATAGAAATTTGATAACAATATTACTGAATATTTTTGTTTGATACTGGCAAATTTAAGGCATTTTATTCACTTCTTTTACAGATATTTTTTCACCATTTTTAAAAGCTACAACAAAGGCAGATGTATAGCCTTTCTTTTTAGCAATACTTAACGACGCTATAACATCTTTGTATGAGGAAGTTACACCATAATAGTATTTATAATAAGACCCTACCTTTACTCTTTCAACATTTGTTAATCCTTTAAAATTATAAGATTTTGTTTCAATTTTATTTCTTCCAGATGCTAATTGCACCTTAAATTCAACATCATTCTTAGAGGTTTCAACTATATCTTTTTCAGAAATTTTATCGATAACAGTATTTATTTTTAAATTGCTAACATAATTTTCAATAGCATCTGCAATTGATTTACTCATTTGCAATTGCCCTTTTTTAGAATTTAAATATCTACCTTCATTTTTGTTTGTTAAAAAACCTAATTCTACCAAAACACTTGGCATAATAGTTTCTCTTAAAACTTGAAAATTATCTTGTTTTACTTTTCGATCATTTCTTTTTAATTTAAAAGTAAAGTTATTCTGTATAAGACTTGCAATTTCTAAACTTTTATCTAAATTTTCTTCTTGTAAAAGTGATAATCCAACTACTGACTCTACTGAATTCGCATCAAAACCTACATACCTATCCTTAAAATTATCTTCTAAAAGAATACTAGAGTTTTCTCTTTTGGCAATTTCTAGATTTTTTTTGTTCCCTCTTAACCCTAAAACAAAAGTTCCTGCTCCATATGCATTAGACGTATGAGAATCGCAATGAATAGATACAAACAAATCTGCTTTTGCACTATTGGCAACATCTCCTCTTTTCCATAAATCTATAAAAACATCTTTGTCTCTTGTATAAAGAACTTTAATATCTTTATTTTTCTTTAATTCGTTCCCAACACTTAAAGCAACCTTTAACGCAATATTTTTTTCTTTATATCCGTTTCCTAAATTCCCAGGATCTTTACCTCCATGACCTGCATCAATTACAATCGTGTATTTTTTTTGCGCATTTATGGTAAATCCTGCAAATAAAAAGACAAGCGAAAATGTTAAAAAAACAAGTTTTTTAAATTTGGTATTAATTTTGTTAGTTTGTGAAAAGTTCATCAATAAAATTTAACTAATTTTGGCATCATTAATTTTGTGTTTCAATTATTGAGCCATACTTTTACTTTTATACAAAAATAGCATATATAGCATTGCAATCAAACCTATCATACCTACTTTTATTTTGTTGTATCTTTTTTATAAAGATTAGTTTTGCACAAGATATAAAAACGACAGAAAAAATTGTAATCTCCTCTGTGCAAAGAGATTACATAAATTTACAGAAGAAAGATTCTTTAGTAACTATCAAAAAAGATAGCATCATTTTAAAAAAAGACAGCATACTTCTAAAAAATAAAGACTCAATTGTAAACGATTCTATAAAACCGAAGGAAAGTATTGATGATATCATTACGCATATTGCCCAAGATTATACCATACAAAATGCGAAAGAAAAAACCGTAACTTTATATAATGAGGCGAATATTACCTATACAGATATCGATTTAAAATCAGGGATTATTATTATTGATTATAAAAAAAACACGCTATTTGCTAAAGGAATAAAAGATAGCACAGGCTATGTGCAAAGACCTGTTTTTAAACAAGGTGGACAAGAATCTGAACAGGATTCCATTCTTTATAACTTTAAAAGTAAACGAGCATTAATTTATGGTTTAAAAACCAAACAAGGAGAAATGTTTACCTATGGAGAGAAAACAAAGCAGGTAAATGATTCTACTATTTATATTCGAAAAATAAGATTTACAACCTCAGAAAAAGAGGTTCCAGATTATTATATTAGTACAGATAAAGCAAAATTAGTTCCTGGAAAAAAAATTATTGTTGGTCTAAGTAATTTAGTTTTGGCAGATGTGCCAACTCCTCTTTTTTTACCTTTTGCTTATTTTCCAATGACAGAAACTAGTGTTTCTGGATTTTTAATTCCTGCTTTTGATACAGGAAGTAGCACCAGAGGTGTTGGTTTGCAAAATGGTGGTTATTATTTTGCAATTAACGATTATGTAGATTTAACTTTAACTGGAGATGCTTGGGCAAATGGAAGTTGGGGTTTAAGAACTAATTCTAATTATAATAAACGTTATAGGTTTAATGGTACTTTTAGTTTTAATTATGAAAACATAATTAACGGAATTCGAGGTTTTGATGATTTTGATAAAAGAAGTAATTTTAATATAAGATGGAATCATAGTCAGGATTCTAAAGCAAGTCCTAATTCGAGATTTTCTGCCTCTGTGAATTTAGGAAGTAGCCGATTTTTTAGAGAATCTTTAAATCAGTTTAACCTGAATCAAAATCAAAATAACACTTTTAACTCTTCTGTTAATTATAGTAAAACATTTGTTGGAACACCTTTTAATATGGCTGTTACAGCTTCTCATCAACAAAATACAAATACGGAAAGTATAATAATGACCTTACCATCGTTAACTTTAAATATGAATAGAGTTTACCCATTTGCAGGAAAAGATGGTGTAAAAAAGAATCCAATTCAAAAATTAGGTTTTAATTATAATATGCAAGGTCAATATTTAATTAACACTACAGATGATGAGTTTTTTACCAGTAAAATGTTTGAAACAGCAAGATCTGGTATTCAACATAAAACTAGTACCAATACCAATATTAAAGCATTTAAATATTTTACATTATCACCAAGTGTAAATTATGAGGAAACTTGGCAGTTTGATTATATTGATAAAAAATATGATGAAACTAATAATGTGATTATTACAGATACTTTAAGAGGCTTTAAATCGTATAGAGAATATAATATGGGCGTTAGTTTGTCTACTAATATCTATGGAACTTTCAACTTTAAAAAAGGGAGATTAAAAGCCATAAGGCATACTATTAGACCTACAGTTTCTTATTCTTACAGACCAGATTTTAAAGATAATTATCTTGAGCAAGTTCAACAAACTGCAAACCCTTTAGATGTTATAGATTATACTGTTTTTGATCAAGGTATTTATGGATCTCCATCTGGAGGTTTAAGCAATTCTATTGGGCTTTCTTTAAACAATGTTTTAGAGGCAAAAATGGCACCTAAAGATCCTGATAGTGATGAGGAAGATGAAAAAATAATGATTTTAAATAATTTAAATTTTAATACTTCTTATAATATTGCTGCAGATAGTTTACGATGGTCTAATGTTACCTTTAGTGCTGGAACAAGACTTTTTAAAGATAAATTAGCCTTAAACTTCACTGGTTCTTTAGATCCTTATCAGGTAAATGAAAATGGTAGGAGAATTGATAAGTTTAACCCTGGAATTTTTAGATTATCAAATGCTAATTTAACAGCTAACTATTCAATTTCTAGTTCCGACTTTGATAAAAGTAACAAAGACAATGAAAATAAGAATAACAATGCTAATGGAAACAATAATCCTCCAGATACAATGGGTGCAGATATAGACCCAACAGACAGACAAGGAAGACAAGATTCAAGAGATATTGGAGGTGGAACTAAAAAAACAGATTTATATAAAGGTAAAATTCCTTGGACTGTAAACTTAGTATATGCTGCAACTTACTCTAACAATGGTTTAATTCCAGGAACTGTTGGTGTGCACACTTTAGGTTTTAGTGGTAATGTGGATTTATCACCAAAATGGAAAGTTGGTTATTCTTCTGGTTATGATGTTAAAAATGGTGCTTTTTCTTTCTCAAGATTTAACTTTACAAGAGATTTAGATAGCTGGCAATTTAATTTTAACTGGGTTCCTTTTGGTTCACAGTCCTCTTATACCTTTTTTATTGGTGTAAAATCATCTACTCTAGCAGACTTAAAGTGGGATAAAAATAAACCACCAGATAGATTGTTCTAGTTGGAAGTTTGAAGTTTGAAGTTTGAAGTTTGAAGTTTGAAGTTTGAAGTTTGAAGTTTGAAGTTTGAAGTTAAATTAAAAAAAAAGAAATCTATTTAAAAAGAATAATCCTAAACATTTTGAAACTTATATAAATGAAAAAAATAATATCAACTACAAAAGCACCTGCTCCTATTGGGCCTTATAACCAAGCAATTTTAAGCGGAAATACATTATATACTTCTGGACAAATAGCAATTAACCCAGCAACTGGAGAATTGGTTTTAGATTCTATTGAAGCTGAAACAACACAAGTAATGGAAAATATGAAAGAAGTTTTAGCTGCTGCTGATATGACTTTTGAAGATGTTATAAAATCATCTATTTTTATTGCTGATATGAATCAGTTTGCTAAAATAAATACGGTTTATGGTTCTTATTTTAATGAAGAAACTGCGCCTGCAAGAGAAACTGTTGAAGTTGCAAACTTACCAAAATTTGTAAACGTAGAAATTAGTATGATTGCTGTGAAGTAGTTTTTAGTTTTTAGTTTTTAGTTTTTAGTTTTTAGTTTTTAGTGAAAATGAAAACTTTGAAATTAAACAAACAATAAAAAACCTGATAGAAAATTAATTCTATCAGGTTTTTATATTTATATGAAATTGTTGTTACTATAAAGTAGCAGCATATTCAATTAAGTCAACTATTTTAGTTGAATATCCCATTTCATTATCATACCAAGAAATAACTTTTACAAAATTATCATTTAAAGCAATACCAGCTTTAGCATCAAAAATTGAAGTTCTTGTATCACCAACAAAATCTTGAGAAACTACTAAATCTTCAGTATAACCTAAAATACCTTTCATTTCTTCGCTTTCTGAAGCTGTTTTCATTGCTGCACAAATTTCTTCATACGTTGCTGATTTTTCTAACTTTACAGTTAAATCTACCACAGAAACATCCATAGTTGGTATTCTAAAAGCCATACCTGTTAATTTACCATTCATTGCAGGAATTACTTTTCCTACTGCTTTTGCAGCTCCAGTAGAAGAAGGAATTACGTTACCAATTGCAGAACGTCCACCTCTCCAATCTTTTACAGAAGGTCCATCAACAGTATTTTGTGTTGCAGTTGCAGCGTGTACAGTTGTCATTAAACCTTCAACAATACCAAAGTTATCATTTAAAACTTTTGTTATTGGTGCTAAACAGTTTGTTGTACAAGATGCGTTAGAAAAAATCTTTTGATCTGCTTTTAATTCTTTATTATTTACACCCATAACAAACATTGGTGTATGATCTTTAGATGGTGCAGATAAAACAACTTTTTTAGCTCCTGCTAATAAGTGCTTTCCAGCAGTTTCTTCTGTTAAGAAAAAACCTGTAGATTCAATTACGTAATCTGCATCAACTTCATTCCACTTTAAATTTGCTGGATCTCTTTCTGCAGTAATTCTAATTTCGTTTCCATTAACAACTAATTTACCATCTTTTACTTCAACAGTTCCATCAAATTGACCATGAACTGAATCGTATTTTAACATATATGCTAAATAATCTACATCTAATAAATCGTTTATTGCTACTACTTGAACGTTATCTCTTAAAACTGAAGATCTAAATGCTAATCTTCCTATTCTTCCAAATCCGTTAATTCCTACTTTTATCATTATTACTTAATTTTAAATATTATGTGGTCATTATATCTGACACACGAATTAATTCTTTATTTATCTTTGATTGTCCTTTTATGGCTTTACTTAAAGGAGTTACAGCTATTTTATCGTTAATTAAACCAACCATTAAGTTCGATTTACCATCCAATAAAGATTCTACTGCTTTTACCCCCATTCTACTTGCCAAAACTCTATCGAAACAAGAAGGTGAACCACCTCTTTGCATGTGTCCTAAAACCGATACTCGAACATCGTATTCTGGTAAATGTTCGTTTACGTAATCTTTTAATTCAAATACGTTTTTACCTGTTTTATCACCTTCTGCAACAATTACAATACTCGACGATTTTCCAGATTCTTTACTTCTCTTTAAAGATTCTAACAAACGCTCTAAACCTAAATCTTCTTCAGGTATTAGAATTTCTTCTGCTCCTGCTCCAACACCAACGTTTAATGCAATATGTCCCACATCTCTTCCCATTACTTCAACAAAAAACAATCTGTTATGAGAGGATGCTGTATCTCTAATTTTATCGATAACTTCTACTGCATTGTTTAAAGCTGTATCATACCCTAAAGTAT
It includes:
- a CDS encoding MlaD family protein, producing MSKELKTGIIVVLIVVTFVWGFNFLKGHDLLDGKARKFQVEYSKIGGLNRASSVTLNGLKVGQVNEIEFNTTPEKRGELIVTFSVENDFQFSRKSVVRIYSPNPLAASSLAIIPSYEGEMAVSGDTLEGKIEESLFTSIGERLDPLQDKLEKVIVRADTLFSGVNRILNDETIDGVNGSISNIAAIIADLRETVRKVNLLVVDNQDNLKVTLQNTKNITGNLSKISDSLTTVNINNIVKKAENAVDNFNNLSEKMNSNSGSIGKLINDEELYRNIEAATKELEELLRDLKLNPKRYVHFSLFGKKPKEYSPAENQLQELKELKEQIEELKQ
- a CDS encoding N-acetylmuramoyl-L-alanine amidase family protein, with product MNFSQTNKINTKFKKLVFLTFSLVFLFAGFTINAQKKYTIVIDAGHGGKDPGNLGNGYKEKNIALKVALSVGNELKKNKDIKVLYTRDKDVFIDLWKRGDVANSAKADLFVSIHCDSHTSNAYGAGTFVLGLRGNKKNLEIAKRENSSILLEDNFKDRYVGFDANSVESVVGLSLLQEENLDKSLEIASLIQNNFTFKLKRNDRKVKQDNFQVLRETIMPSVLVELGFLTNKNEGRYLNSKKGQLQMSKSIADAIENYVSNLKINTVIDKISEKDIVETSKNDVEFKVQLASGRNKIETKSYNFKGLTNVERVKVGSYYKYYYGVTSSYKDVIASLSIAKKKGYTSAFVVAFKNGEKISVKEVNKMP
- a CDS encoding putative LPS assembly protein LptD; translation: MQRDYINLQKKDSLVTIKKDSIILKKDSILLKNKDSIVNDSIKPKESIDDIITHIAQDYTIQNAKEKTVTLYNEANITYTDIDLKSGIIIIDYKKNTLFAKGIKDSTGYVQRPVFKQGGQESEQDSILYNFKSKRALIYGLKTKQGEMFTYGEKTKQVNDSTIYIRKIRFTTSEKEVPDYYISTDKAKLVPGKKIIVGLSNLVLADVPTPLFLPFAYFPMTETSVSGFLIPAFDTGSSTRGVGLQNGGYYFAINDYVDLTLTGDAWANGSWGLRTNSNYNKRYRFNGTFSFNYENIINGIRGFDDFDKRSNFNIRWNHSQDSKASPNSRFSASVNLGSSRFFRESLNQFNLNQNQNNTFNSSVNYSKTFVGTPFNMAVTASHQQNTNTESIIMTLPSLTLNMNRVYPFAGKDGVKKNPIQKLGFNYNMQGQYLINTTDDEFFTSKMFETARSGIQHKTSTNTNIKAFKYFTLSPSVNYEETWQFDYIDKKYDETNNVIITDTLRGFKSYREYNMGVSLSTNIYGTFNFKKGRLKAIRHTIRPTVSYSYRPDFKDNYLEQVQQTANPLDVIDYTVFDQGIYGSPSGGLSNSIGLSLNNVLEAKMAPKDPDSDEEDEKIMILNNLNFNTSYNIAADSLRWSNVTFSAGTRLFKDKLALNFTGSLDPYQVNENGRRIDKFNPGIFRLSNANLTANYSISSSDFDKSNKDNENKNNNANGNNNPPDTMGADIDPTDRQGRQDSRDIGGGTKKTDLYKGKIPWTVNLVYAATYSNNGLIPGTVGVHTLGFSGNVDLSPKWKVGYSSGYDVKNGAFSFSRFNFTRDLDSWQFNFNWVPFGSQSSYTFFIGVKSSTLADLKWDKNKPPDRLF
- a CDS encoding Rid family detoxifying hydrolase, giving the protein MKKIISTTKAPAPIGPYNQAILSGNTLYTSGQIAINPATGELVLDSIEAETTQVMENMKEVLAAADMTFEDVIKSSIFIADMNQFAKINTVYGSYFNEETAPARETVEVANLPKFVNVEISMIAVK
- the gap gene encoding type I glyceraldehyde-3-phosphate dehydrogenase, which gives rise to MIKVGINGFGRIGRLAFRSSVLRDNVQVVAINDLLDVDYLAYMLKYDSVHGQFDGTVEVKDGKLVVNGNEIRITAERDPANLKWNEVDADYVIESTGFFLTEETAGKHLLAGAKKVVLSAPSKDHTPMFVMGVNNKELKADQKIFSNASCTTNCLAPITKVLNDNFGIVEGLMTTVHAATATQNTVDGPSVKDWRGGRSAIGNVIPSSTGAAKAVGKVIPAMNGKLTGMAFRIPTMDVSVVDLTVKLEKSATYEEICAAMKTASESEEMKGILGYTEDLVVSQDFVGDTRTSIFDAKAGIALNDNFVKVISWYDNEMGYSTKIVDLIEYAATL